A genome region from Halichondria panicea chromosome 15, odHalPani1.1, whole genome shotgun sequence includes the following:
- the LOC135348340 gene encoding piggyBac transposable element-derived protein 3-like gives MIKFQGRSALKQYMPMKPIKRGIKVWVLGDSTNGYFSRFDVYTGKQEIRHVGLGEHVVKKLTSELKRKNHHVYFDNFFTNVKLLEDLLEDGIYGCGTARRDRKGFPPALKKAALKNSLKQRGTSKTVQKGPVTATAWKDNRIVNVLSTTTQPTAIGSVLRRQKDGVRINVPCPEAIMSYNQHMGGVDRGDQLRGYYSCRTKSRKFYKYIFFFLFDVAITNGYILYKENTNPKLKNIKEFRLQLAQNLIGSYCSRRRAGRYGGAIVPLQLQHFPVKDSSGPCPSIHRRGRCAHCDHNGHRTDTTWFCQECGVWLCHNGNPTKDCFFLWHKNREQ, from the exons ATGATCAAATTTCAGGGTCGGTCCGCTCTCAAGCAGTATATGCCTATGAAGCCGATCAAGCGTGGGATCAAAGTGTGGGTACTGGGAGATAGTACCAATGGGTACTTCAGTCGTTTCGATGTGTATACGGGGAAGCAGGAAATACGTCATGTCGGCCTCGGGGAACACGTGGTGAAGAAATTGACAAGCGAGTTGAAGAGGAAGAACCACCACGTCTACTTTGACAACTTCTTCACCAACGTCAAACTGCTCGAGGATTTGTTGGAGGACGGAATCTATGGTTGTGGGACTGCTCGCAGAGACAGGAAAGGTTTTCCTCCTGCATTGAAGAAAGCTGCCCTAAAAAATTCCCTAAAACAGAG AGGTACCAGTAAGACAGTCCAGAAGGGCCCCGTGACAGCAACCGCCTGGAAGGATAACAGGATCGTGAACGTCCTCTCCACGACAACACAGCCCACAGCTATAGGTTCCGTTCTCCGGCGACAAAAGGATGGAGTCAGAATTAATGTGCCATGCCCAGAGGCCATTATGTCGTACAACCAGCACATGGGTGGAGTTGACAGGGGTGACCAGCTCAGGGGCTACTACAGCTGCCGAACAAAGAGCAGAAAGTTTTATAAGTACATTTTTTTCTTTTTGTTTGATGTAGCCATTACCAATGGTTATATTTTATATAAAGAAAACACTAACCCGAAATTGAAGAACATCAAGGAGTTCCGCCTTCAATTGGCCCAGAATCTCATCGGATCATACTGCAGTCGGCGTCGGGCAGGTCGTTATGGTGGTGCGATTGTTCCTCTCCAACTCCAACACTTCCCCGTAAAAGATTCGAGTGGTCCGTGTCCGTCGATACATAGGAGAGGAAGATGTGCGCACTGTGATCACAACGGACACCGAACTGACACGACATGGTTTTGCCAAGAATGTGGAGTGTGGCTCTGCCATAATGGCAACCCAACGAAAGACTGCTTTTTCCTATGGCATAAGAACAGAGAACAGTAG